Proteins from one Hemibagrus wyckioides isolate EC202008001 linkage group LG16, SWU_Hwy_1.0, whole genome shotgun sequence genomic window:
- the LOC131367354 gene encoding protein FAM222A, whose translation MLACLPRRQNQPAQHPACAAKILDAPVSLKSDLSSMQSPRYPSAAELDAYAQKTADSPLSIKIFPSNIRVPQHKQIGRTVNGLDTTGQRYSPYSQPYSSGYQGLLAIVKAPTVTKGIVKSSDGKRTKLSPIQMAVAPYAPPSSNNLAHRHRQRPYSLELCKLPEVHNVPVPPNVMVPASATSLSSGQSLALASHSDHASLGIVRQMARTSHAQGLQTTVEDHSSPSHQAATACLDSSFSMDMAKTTGYMDTMEYAIWQSKQQRHQQQQQKHHYQQGPLHRYSANSSSRATISRSPDVCLPPGTTQIPYRAHALSTGTCVTGVTLDRVGSSPLNCAATHGDFSAGQFFAPHWNSTLATPDSDCYNPQDLPPGTVGLGHSHGRPQHQAHCVPQQYPGLGLCCGLPGRSLCQASLLSSSLQSLECLISEIHPPCIKERMLGRGYEAIQPTHIQLPVFR comes from the exons ATGTTGGCGTGCCTGCCGAGAAGACAGAACCAACCCGCCCAGCACCCGGCGTGTGCTGCCAAGATCCTGGACGCTCCCGTCAGCCTGAAAA GTGATCTGAGCTCAATGCAGTCTCCACGGTACCCCTCTGCTGCTGAGCTGGACGCCTACGCACAGAAGACGGCAGATAGTCCACTGTCCATCAAGATCTTCCCATCCAATATCAGGGTCCCACAGCACAAACAAATTGGCCGGACTGTCAATGGCTTGGATACGACAGGCCAACGCTACAGCCCTTACTCCCAGCCCTACTCCAGTGGCTACCAGGGTTTGCTGGCCATTGTCAAGGCCCCCACTGTGACCAAAGGCATAGTAAAGAGCTCTGATGGCAAGAGGACTAAACTGTCACCAATCCAGATGGCAGTGGCACCTTATGCACCACCCAGCAGCAACAACTTGGCACACAGGCACAGGCAGAGGCCATACAGCTTGGAGCTTTGCAAACTTCCTGAGGTGCACAACGTCCCAGTGCCACCCAATGTCATGGTACCAGCTTCTGCTACATCTCTCTCTAGTGGGCAAAGCTTGGCTCTGGCTTCCCACTCAGACCATGCATCCCTTGGCATAGTGAGACAAATGGCTAGGACATCCCACGCCCAAGGGCTTCAGACAACTGTGGAAGATCATTCCAGCCCATCTCATCAAGCAGCCACAGCCTGCTTGGACTCCAGCTTCAGCATGGACATGGCCAAGACTACGGGCTACATGGACACTATGGAATATGCGATATGGCAGTCAAAGCAGCAGagacatcagcagcagcagcagaagcacCACTATCAGCAGGGTCCCTTACACAGGTACAGTGCCAATAGCAGCAGCAGAGCTACCATAAGCAGATCTCCAGATGTATGCTTGCCCCCAGGTACCACTCAGATTCCATACAGGGCTCATGCCCTAAGCACAGGCACCTGTGTAACGGGTGTCACACTTGATCGGGTGGGCTCATCACCTTTGAACTGTGCTGCCACACATGGTGACTTCTCTGCTGGCCAGTTCTTTGCACCTCACTGGAACAGCACGCTTGCTACACCTGACAGTGACTGTTACAACCCACAGGATCTGCCCCCAGGCACAGTGGGGCTTGGCCACAGCCATGGCCGGCCTCAGCACCAAGCCCACTGTGTGCCGCAGCAGTACCCAGGGCTTGGCCTGTGTTGCGGGCTGCCCGGCCGGAGCCTGTGTCAGGCCTCTCTGCTCAGCAGCAGCCTACAGTCTCTGGAGTGCCTGATCAGCGAGATTCACCCACCCTGCATCAAGGAGCGCATGCTGGGCCGTGGGTACGAGGCCATTCAGCCCACGCACATCCAGCTGCCTGTGTTCAGATAG
- the LOC131367310 gene encoding ankyrin repeat and LEM domain-containing protein 2 isoform X1 has product MDTVLSRLQTLTPDELREEITRAGLKCGPITATTRGIFEKKLARTLLGDQPGECSRSEVDSGGPSSSLDKTPPANSDVLRLDTSPSHVSKDAPQQASPESPSLFYGVLPPLDGPLHDNGLIHVYDDKQKALKAVMTMKGARFKAFYNRNDAESFAKGLCDGAVTPSKNSSDKQHATVTEKSPTLETTYLEKANEFRSPRIQDLTTKLRRAVEGGDEEAFKKLVWDNPRFLIGSGDNPTIVQEGCRYNVLHIAAKENQAEMAHLILETLQNPEFMRLMYPDDQEDMLWQRISYIVDLYLNTPDKGSNETPLHFACKFGCPEVVNVLCSHPDIEKNCRNKYGQMPLSVICERKNKNRETKEKIQEYLEDRFFVPLLRATDNTLNPVIGAPWAPGASKYRDISVIPGQIEDPKNPVMTIRAFVGPLNLSKAEEFHKLWKTPPRDRAIYFHHILKSDPDRGAERVGRELAHEMGFPWAEYWDFLNCFTDLSTEDGLSMLEDYLNKSIQLKKDTEKSFLHLKSPASPTAHKKSSKINTLLDDHLPPGTPADQNSWTEGNSSASSSNRFPVCDLRNEFERVALERSSGAEDTADSGLGCLTVSDSDGSVGSSLGAWDWTESEEDNSSSEEYLTADEDTDTDCQPDSSRGPHTQARECLDHTGPWSCEDEENLSRSVSSCSSYKSTHSTPEDLEEFQPQVFLANESPSKLDSEVLLAVTGTDIDEQRFPHISRWRNVVCSYPESQRHRWPSVTVMISHTESQTSTPRRLTHSWLTGSPSFLSMSKLIPASCVYNSSPNKH; this is encoded by the exons ATGGACACAGTCCTGAGCAGGCTGCAAACCCTGACCCCAGATGAGCTGCGGGAGGAGATCACAAGGGCAGGATTGAAGTGTGGACCCATAACTGCGACCACAAGGGGCATCTTTGAGAAGAAACTTGCCCGAACTCTTTTGGGGGATCAGCCCGGAGAGTGCAGTAGGTCAGAGGTGGACAGTGGAGGACCCAGTAGTTCTTTGGACAAGACTCCACCAGCAAATTCAGATGTGCTGAGGTTGGACACGAGTCCTTCACATGTTTCTAAAGATGCTCCCCAACAGGCATCTCCTGAATCTCCCTCTTTATTTTATGGGGTTTTGCCTCCTCTAGATGGTCCATTGCATGACAATG GTTTGATCCATGTTTATGATGACAAGCAGAAAGCACTAAAAGCAGTGATGACGATGAAAGGTGCAAGATTTAAAGCTTTCTATAACAGAAATGATGCTGAGAGCTTTGCTAAGGGCttgtgtgatggtgctgtgacaCCCAGCAAGAATTCATCAGACAAACAACATGCTACAGTGACAG AGAAATCACCAACCCTGGAAACAACATATTTGGAGAAGgctaatgaattcagaagtccACGCATACAAGATCTGACAACGAAGCTTAGAAGAGCTGTGGaaggaggagatgaagaagcTTTTAAAAAGCTTGTTTGGGACAACCCAAGATTCCTTATTGGATCTGGAGACAATCCAACTATAGTGCAG GAAGGTTGCAGATACAACGTCTTGCATATAGCAGCAAAAGAGAACCAAGCAGAGATGGCACACCTCATATTGGAGACCCTACAAAATCCCGAGTTCATGCGTCTCATGTATCCTGATGATCAGGAAGACATGCTCTGGCAACGAATCAGCTACATTGTGGACCTgtacctcaacacacctgataaaggA AGCAATGAAACACCGCTTCACTTTGCTTGTAAGTTTGGATGCCCAGAGGTAGTGAACGTTCTTTGTTCACATCCAGACATTGAGAAAAACTGCAGGAACAAGTATGGACAGATGCCACTTAGT GTGATCTgtgaaaggaaaaacaaaaatagagaaactaaagaAAAGATTCAAGAATATTTGGAGG ATCGTTTTTTTGTGCCCTTACTGAGAGCCACTGATAACACTCTTAACCCAGTGATCGGTGCACCCTGGGCCCCTGGCGCCTCAAAATATCGGGATATCTCCGTAATCCCTGGGCAAATAGAGGATCCTAAAAACCCAGTGATGACTATCAGGGCATTCGTGGGCCCTCTGAATTTATCAAAG GCAGAAGAGTTTCACAAGCTGTGGAAAACACCGCCTCGTGATAGAGCAATATACTTTCATCACATTTTAAAATCGGATCCTGATCgaggagcagagagagtagGAAG GGAATTAGCGCATGAGATGGGGTTCCCCTGGGCTGAATACTGGGACTTCCTGAATTGCTTTACTGACCTCTCCACAGAGGACGGCTTGAGCATGTTGGAGGATTACTTGAACAAATCCATCCAGCTAAAGAAAGATACGGAGAAGAGCTTTTTACATTTGAAAAGTCCCGCTTCACCCACTG ctcaTAAAAAGTCATCTAAAATCAACACGCTGCTCGATGATCATCTGCCTCCTGGGACGCCAGCAGATCAAAACAGCTGGACCGAAGGAAACAGCTCTGCCTCTTCCAGTAACAGGTTTCCAGTGTGCGACCTCAGGAATGAATTTGAGAGGGTTGCTTTGGAACGGTCATCTGGTGCTGAGGATACGGCAGATTCGGGTTTAGGTTGTCTCACTGTGTCTGATTCTGATGGATCAGTTGGAAGCTCTTTAGGAGCATGGGATTGGACAGAGAGTGAGGAGGACAACTCTAGCTCAGAGGAGTATCTCACAGCGGATGAGGACACAGACACTGACTGCCAGCCCGACAGCAGTAGAGGACCGCATACACAAGCACGGGAGTGTCTGGACCATACTGgtccctggagctgtgaagacGAAGAAAATCTGAGCCGTTCTGTGTCTTCCTGCTCCTCTTATAAATCCACACACAGTACTCCTGAAGATCTCGAGGAATTTCAGCCACAGGTTTTTCTCGCCAA TGAATCTCCCAGTAAGCTGGACAGTGAGGTGTTGTTAGCAGTGACTGGAACTGACATCGATGAGCAACGTTTTCCCCATATTAGCAGATGGAGGAACGTTGTGTGCTCTTATCCTGAGTCTCAGAGACACCG ATGGCCGAGTGTTACGGTGATGATCAGTCACACAGAGAGTCAGACGTCCACTCCTCGCAGACTTACACACAGCTGGCTAACGGGCTCGCCCAGCTTCCTCAGCATGAGCAAGTTGATCCCTGCttcgtgtgtgtataacagCTCACCGAACAAACACTAA
- the LOC131367310 gene encoding ankyrin repeat and LEM domain-containing protein 2 isoform X2 — MTMKGARFKAFYNRNDAESFAKGLCDGAVTPSKNSSDKQHATVTEKSPTLETTYLEKANEFRSPRIQDLTTKLRRAVEGGDEEAFKKLVWDNPRFLIGSGDNPTIVQEGCRYNVLHIAAKENQAEMAHLILETLQNPEFMRLMYPDDQEDMLWQRISYIVDLYLNTPDKGSNETPLHFACKFGCPEVVNVLCSHPDIEKNCRNKYGQMPLSVICERKNKNRETKEKIQEYLEDRFFVPLLRATDNTLNPVIGAPWAPGASKYRDISVIPGQIEDPKNPVMTIRAFVGPLNLSKAEEFHKLWKTPPRDRAIYFHHILKSDPDRGAERVGRELAHEMGFPWAEYWDFLNCFTDLSTEDGLSMLEDYLNKSIQLKKDTEKSFLHLKSPASPTAHKKSSKINTLLDDHLPPGTPADQNSWTEGNSSASSSNRFPVCDLRNEFERVALERSSGAEDTADSGLGCLTVSDSDGSVGSSLGAWDWTESEEDNSSSEEYLTADEDTDTDCQPDSSRGPHTQARECLDHTGPWSCEDEENLSRSVSSCSSYKSTHSTPEDLEEFQPQVFLANESPSKLDSEVLLAVTGTDIDEQRFPHISRWRNVVCSYPESQRHRWPSVTVMISHTESQTSTPRRLTHSWLTGSPSFLSMSKLIPASCVYNSSPNKH, encoded by the exons ATGACGATGAAAGGTGCAAGATTTAAAGCTTTCTATAACAGAAATGATGCTGAGAGCTTTGCTAAGGGCttgtgtgatggtgctgtgacaCCCAGCAAGAATTCATCAGACAAACAACATGCTACAGTGACAG AGAAATCACCAACCCTGGAAACAACATATTTGGAGAAGgctaatgaattcagaagtccACGCATACAAGATCTGACAACGAAGCTTAGAAGAGCTGTGGaaggaggagatgaagaagcTTTTAAAAAGCTTGTTTGGGACAACCCAAGATTCCTTATTGGATCTGGAGACAATCCAACTATAGTGCAG GAAGGTTGCAGATACAACGTCTTGCATATAGCAGCAAAAGAGAACCAAGCAGAGATGGCACACCTCATATTGGAGACCCTACAAAATCCCGAGTTCATGCGTCTCATGTATCCTGATGATCAGGAAGACATGCTCTGGCAACGAATCAGCTACATTGTGGACCTgtacctcaacacacctgataaaggA AGCAATGAAACACCGCTTCACTTTGCTTGTAAGTTTGGATGCCCAGAGGTAGTGAACGTTCTTTGTTCACATCCAGACATTGAGAAAAACTGCAGGAACAAGTATGGACAGATGCCACTTAGT GTGATCTgtgaaaggaaaaacaaaaatagagaaactaaagaAAAGATTCAAGAATATTTGGAGG ATCGTTTTTTTGTGCCCTTACTGAGAGCCACTGATAACACTCTTAACCCAGTGATCGGTGCACCCTGGGCCCCTGGCGCCTCAAAATATCGGGATATCTCCGTAATCCCTGGGCAAATAGAGGATCCTAAAAACCCAGTGATGACTATCAGGGCATTCGTGGGCCCTCTGAATTTATCAAAG GCAGAAGAGTTTCACAAGCTGTGGAAAACACCGCCTCGTGATAGAGCAATATACTTTCATCACATTTTAAAATCGGATCCTGATCgaggagcagagagagtagGAAG GGAATTAGCGCATGAGATGGGGTTCCCCTGGGCTGAATACTGGGACTTCCTGAATTGCTTTACTGACCTCTCCACAGAGGACGGCTTGAGCATGTTGGAGGATTACTTGAACAAATCCATCCAGCTAAAGAAAGATACGGAGAAGAGCTTTTTACATTTGAAAAGTCCCGCTTCACCCACTG ctcaTAAAAAGTCATCTAAAATCAACACGCTGCTCGATGATCATCTGCCTCCTGGGACGCCAGCAGATCAAAACAGCTGGACCGAAGGAAACAGCTCTGCCTCTTCCAGTAACAGGTTTCCAGTGTGCGACCTCAGGAATGAATTTGAGAGGGTTGCTTTGGAACGGTCATCTGGTGCTGAGGATACGGCAGATTCGGGTTTAGGTTGTCTCACTGTGTCTGATTCTGATGGATCAGTTGGAAGCTCTTTAGGAGCATGGGATTGGACAGAGAGTGAGGAGGACAACTCTAGCTCAGAGGAGTATCTCACAGCGGATGAGGACACAGACACTGACTGCCAGCCCGACAGCAGTAGAGGACCGCATACACAAGCACGGGAGTGTCTGGACCATACTGgtccctggagctgtgaagacGAAGAAAATCTGAGCCGTTCTGTGTCTTCCTGCTCCTCTTATAAATCCACACACAGTACTCCTGAAGATCTCGAGGAATTTCAGCCACAGGTTTTTCTCGCCAA TGAATCTCCCAGTAAGCTGGACAGTGAGGTGTTGTTAGCAGTGACTGGAACTGACATCGATGAGCAACGTTTTCCCCATATTAGCAGATGGAGGAACGTTGTGTGCTCTTATCCTGAGTCTCAGAGACACCG ATGGCCGAGTGTTACGGTGATGATCAGTCACACAGAGAGTCAGACGTCCACTCCTCGCAGACTTACACACAGCTGGCTAACGGGCTCGCCCAGCTTCCTCAGCATGAGCAAGTTGATCCCTGCttcgtgtgtgtataacagCTCACCGAACAAACACTAA